CCGGGGCCGCCGATCGACACCCGCAGGCGGTCGTCCTCCACCCGCGCCTCGCAGCGGCGGATCCACCATCGGCCGACCGCGGCGTCGCGCCCGGCCTCGGGCCCCTCGTGCGACTCCTCCCCGGGCAGGCCGATGAAGCTGCCGGTCACCTGCTCGCAGATCCGCGGCGCCATCAGCTCCGCCATCAGCTCGCTCAGCTCGTCCGGCGTGCCCTCCTCGCCGCCCGCGGTCTCGTTGCATTCGGCCTGCTGCTGGCCCTGGTCGTAGGCGACCTGCCCACAGCCCGTGAGCAGGATCGCCAACCCGAGGATTCGATGCGCCATCGGGCGCGAGCATAAGCCCACGCGCGACGCCGCAAAAGCACGTCCCGTCCCATCCATGGGGGCGCCAACGCGCGGCGCGCCTCGCTTCATTTCCCGTCAGCCGCCTGGCACTCCGTCACGTCCCCGTCGGTTTCGCGCTCCGAACTGCGCCACAGCGGCAGAATGGCCCTCGGCACGGGTCCTGCGGTGCAGACACGCGATGAGTCGCAACGCCGCCCACACCCTGCACGGATTCGCGCCCGACGTGACCGAGATGGTCCCCGTCACGGTCCCCGAGCGCCTCGACGAGCTCCAGCGCCGCTACGACGTCGGCCCGCCGATCGGCGAGGGCGGCATGGGCGTCGTGCACCGCGTCCGTCACGTGATGCTGGGCCGCGACTTCGCGCTCAAGCTGCTCCGACCCGAGCACGCGGCCGACCCGCAGATCCTCGAGCGCATGCATCGTGAGGCGCTGAGCGCGGCCCGCGTCGACAGCCCGCACACGGTCGAGGTCAACGACTTCGGCCGCCTCTCGGACGGCACGCCCTACATCGTGATGGAGCTGCTCGAGGGTCGGGAGCTGTCCGACGAGCTGCAGCGGGAGGCCCGGCTGCCGTGGGACCGCGTCGCCGGCATCGCGCTCCAGTGCTGCGACGCGCTCTCGAAGGTGCACCGCGAGGGCATCGTGCACCGCGATCTCAAGCCCGAGAACCTGTTCCTCGTGGACCGACCCGGCGGCGAGGACTTCATCAAGATCCTCGACTTCGGGCTGGCGAAGGTCGCGGGGAGCGCGTCGCTCTCGCGCGCGGGCATGGCCATCGGGACGCCGAGCTACATGTCCCCCGAGCAGTGCGCGGGCGAGGCGACCGAGGCGAGCACCGACCTCTACTCGATGGGGTGCGTGCTCTACGAGCTCTTGAGCGGCCGGCCCCCGTTCGTCGAGGCCTCGTACTCCGAGGTGCTCATCGCGCACATCACGAAGGCGCCGACGCCGATCGACGAGCTGGTGCCGGATCTCCCGCCCGAGGCGGCGGCGCTCGTGATGCGCTGCCTGGAGAAGGACGCGGAGTGGCGCTTCGAGTCGGCCGACGCGCTGGCGGAGGCCATCCGCGGCGTCGACCTCGGGATCCCCGAGCGCTCGGGCACGCGCCGCATCCCGGAGTCCCGACGGCGCGGCGCGCCCATCGCCCTCCCCGCGCCAGCCGAGCCGTCGAACGCGCTCGTCTGGACGCTCGCGCTCGCCCTGATGGGATCCGTCGCCGCCCTCTCCGCGGCGTTCGTGCTCG
The Sandaracinaceae bacterium genome window above contains:
- a CDS encoding serine/threonine-protein kinase, with the translated sequence MSRNAAHTLHGFAPDVTEMVPVTVPERLDELQRRYDVGPPIGEGGMGVVHRVRHVMLGRDFALKLLRPEHAADPQILERMHREALSAARVDSPHTVEVNDFGRLSDGTPYIVMELLEGRELSDELQREARLPWDRVAGIALQCCDALSKVHREGIVHRDLKPENLFLVDRPGGEDFIKILDFGLAKVAGSASLSRAGMAIGTPSYMSPEQCAGEATEASTDLYSMGCVLYELLSGRPPFVEASYSEVLIAHITKAPTPIDELVPDLPPEAAALVMRCLEKDAEWRFESADALAEAIRGVDLGIPERSGTRRIPESRRRGAPIALPAPAEPSNALVWTLALALMGSVAALSAAFVLVRPSTAPPPPFAASTAPQTFLLTTDPEGADVRIDGASRGRTPLSLTAEEASAGEVELSLEGHAPRRLRLAPEVRGTVRVYLDPEP